ACTCCCCGGGCCTGACCCGCACCCACGAGTTCGTCGGCACGCCCGCGTACGTCGCGCCGGAGTCCGCCGAAGGACGCCCGCAGACGTCCGCCGTCGACATCTACGGCGCGGGCATCCTGCTGTACGAGCTGGTCACCGGCCGCCCGCCGTTCTCCGGCGGGTCCGCCCTCGAAGTGCTGCACCAGCACCTCAGCGCCGAACCGCGCCGCCCCTCGACCGTCCCGGACCCGCTGTGGACGGTCATAGAGCGCTGCCTGCGCAAGAACCCGGACGAGCGGCCCAGCGCCGAGAACCTCGCGCGCGGACTGCGGGCCGTCGCCGCGGGCGTCGGCGTGCACGCGACCCCCGCGCAGATCGCCGCGGCCGACGGCGTGGGCGCCCTCCTCGCGCCCGACCCGTCCCCGGCGACCGTCCCGAACATGCCGGGTGCCGCCGACCCCACGCAGGTGCTCCCGCACAACGCGGGCTCCTACGACCCGTACGGCGCCACCAGCGTGCTGCCGCACACCTCCGGCGACGCCGACCCCACCTCCGTCCTGCCGACCCGCGGCGCGGCCGACCCGACCGCGGTCCTGCCGCCCGTGCCCCCGAACCAGCCGGGCGGCGGCCAGGGAGAGGACCCGCACCCCTGGCAGAACCAGCTCCGCGCGGCCCGCGACCGCAACGACCAGACGCAGGTCCAGTACCTCGACCCGAACGAGGACCCGCTGCGCCGCCGTCCCCAGCGACAGGTGGCCCGGCCGCAGCAGCAGCCCCAGCAACCCCAGCAGCAGCGACCGCAGCGCGGCCGGCAGCAGCAGCAGCAGGGCTACGGCTACCCGCAGCAGCAGGACCCGCAGCAGTACGCGCCGCGTCACCAGCAACAGCAGCCGCAGCGCTACGCCCCGGCTCCCCAGCAGCAGCCCCAGCCGCAGCGCTACGCCGAGCCGCAGCAGCCCGCGCCGCGTCCCGCGCGTGAACCCCGTCAGCGCAGCGCCAACCCCATGAAGATCCCGGGGCTCGGCTGCCTGAAGGGCTGTCTGTTCACCATCGTCATCCTCTTCGTGGCCGGCTGGCTGGTGTGGGAGTTCAGCCCCCTCCAGGACTGGATCGGCAGCACGAAGGGCTACTGGGCCCAGCTCAGCGACTGGTTCGACACGGTCAGCGGATGGGTCGGCGACCTCGGCGGAAGCGGCTCCTCGGGCAACTGACCCTGTGGATTTGTCGATATCTGACGGGTGATTTCCGCCTCGGGAGTGAAGGTTGGCTCCTCGGACGCGTACTTTTAGCGACAACACGCGTCTGTAGGAGCAGTCTTGGCACGCAAGATCGGCAGCCGGTACACCGCGAACCAGATCCTGGGGCGGGGGAGCGCCGGCACGGTGTGGCTGGGCGAGGGACCCGAGGGTCCCGTCGCCATCAAGCTGCTGCGCGAGGACCTGGCGTCCGACCAGGAGCTCGTGGGGCGCTTCGTGCAGGAGCGCACCGCCCTGCTCGGTCTCGACGACCCCCACGTGGTGGCGGTCCGTGACCTGGTCGTCGACGGCAACGACCTCGCCCTCGTCATGGACCTCGTCCGCGGCACCGACCTGCGCACCCGGCTCGACCGGGAGCGCAGGCTCGCCCCCGAGTCGGCCGTCGCGATCGTCGCCGACGTCGCCGACGGGCTGGCCGCCGCGCACGCCGCCGGTGTCGTCCACCGCGACGTGAAGCCCGAGAACGTCCTGCTCGACATGCAGGGTCCGCTCGGCCCGGGCGGATCCCACCCCGCCCTCCTCACCGACTTCGGTGTGGCCAAGCTCATCGACTCCCCGCGCCGCACCCGGGCCACGAAGATCATCGGCACCCCGGACTACCTGGCCCCCGAGATCATCGAGGGACTGCCGCCGCGCGCCGCCGTCGACATCTACGCCCTGGCCACCGTGCTCTACGAGCTGCTCGCCGGGTTCACGCCCTTCGGCGGCGGCCATCCCGGCGCCGTCCTGCGCCGCCACGTCACGGAGACCGTCGTCCCGCTCCCCGGCATCCCGGACGAGCTGTGGCAGCTCATCGTGCAGTGCCTCGCCAAGGCGCCCGCCTCCCGGCTGCGCGCTTCCGAGCTGGGAGCCCGGCTCCGGGAGCAGCTGCCGCTGCTGGCCGGGATGCCGCCGCTGGACGTGGACTCGCCGGACGCGGAGGGCGAGGAGGCGGACGAGGAGCGCCAGGAGAACGACGAGAGCGCGGAGCCGGCGGAGCCCGCCGCGGAGCGGGTGCGGCGCGGGGCCGTGCCGCTGGTGCCGGGGGCCGCGCCCGACTCGAACCGCGACACCCACACCTCGATGCGGGTGCCGGCGCCCGACGAACTGGCCGGCGGCGCCCGCGGCACCGCGCGGGCGCCCCGGGCCGCCGGCGCCCCCAGGCCCGGGTCCGCACGGCACCGTGCCTCCGCCCGGCGGCGGCGGATCACGCTGGGGGCCGCGGCGGTCGCGCTCGTCGCCGCGGTGGGGGTCGGCACCTGGCTCGCGACCTCCGGCGACGACGCCGGCGCGAACCCCCAGGACACCAAGAACTCGGCCCCGTCGTCCCCGTGAACCCGGTGTGAGGCCCCGGGTGTGAGACCCCGGGCGGGAGCCTTTCGCCCCCCTCCGCCCCCACCCGTCCCGTCCCTGAGGGCTGCGCCCCCGGACCCCCGCTTCGGCCCGGACGGCCTCGCCCTCGATCGCCGGACCGGCTGGACCCCCGGGGGACGAGGGCGGGCCCGGTTGTCGTAGCCGTTACGCTGGAGGCGTGGCAGTCGTCGATGTATCCGAAGAGCTCAAGTCCCTCTCCTCGACCATGGAGTCGATCGAGGCCGTCCTGGACCTCGACAAGCTGAGGGCAGATGTCGCCGTGCTCGAGGAGCAGGCGGCCGCGCCGTCCCTGTGGGACGACCCCGACGAGGCGCAGAAGATCACCAGCAAGCTGAGCCACCTCCAGGCGGAGGTCAGGAAGGCCGAGGCGCTCCGCGGACGCATCGACGATCTGAGTGTGCTCTTCGAGATGGCCGAGGAGGAGGACGACCCGGACACCCGCGCCGAGGCCGAGACCGAGCTCACGGCCGTCAAGAAGGCGCTGGACGAGATGGAGGTCCGCACCCTCCTGTCCGGCGAGTACGACTCCCGCGAGGCCGTCGTCACCATCCGCGCCGAGGCCGGCGGCGTCGACGCCTCCGACTTCGCCGAGAAGCTCCAGCGCATGTACCTGCGCTGGGCGGAGCGCCACGGCTACAAGACGGAGCTGTACGAGACCTCGTACGCGGAAGAGGCGGGCATCAAGTCCACCACCTTCGCCGTCCACGTCCCGTACGCCTACGGCACGCTCTCCGTCGAGCAGGGCACCCACCGTCTCGTGCGCATCTCTCCCTTCGACAACCAGGGGCGTCGCCAGACCTCGTTCGCCGGTGTCGAGATCCTGCCCGTCGTCGAGCAGACCGACCACATCGAGATCGACGAGTCGGAACTGCGCATCGACGTGTACCGCTCGTCCGGTCCGGGCGGCCAGGGCGTCAACACCACGGACTCCGCGGTGCGCCTGACCCACCTGCCCACCGGCATCGTCGTCTCCTGCCAGAACGAGCGGTCGCAGATCCAGAACAAGGCCTCGGCGATGAACGTGCTGCAGGCCAAGCTGCTGGAGCGGCGCCGCCAGGAGGAGCAGGCCAGGATGGACGCCCTCAAGGGCGACGGCGGCAACTCCTGGGGCAACCAGATGCGTTCGTACGTCCTGCACCCGTACCAGATGGTCAAGGACCTCCGCACCGAGTTCGAAGTCGGCAACCCCGAGGCCGTGTTCGGTGGCGAGATCGACGGCTTCCTGGAGGCCGGAATTCGCTGGCGCAAGCAGCAGGAGAAGTAACCCGCGCGAACGGCCGCGCCGGGGACGGGAATTCCCGACCCGCTGCGGCGGCCGCTTTGTCGACAAGGCAACTGCCGTCCACCGGACGGCAGTTGCCTTTGTTGTGGGGGTTCTCTGGGTTTTACGTCACAGTCACATGTCCTCACGACAGGCAAATGGCGCCCTTCCGGACATCGCGTACGCAACGACCTTGACGTTGCTGTGAAAACTGGGAAGGGTGACGCGTGGCATGCGTATCTCTGGGGCGCATGTGAACCGGGGGGCCGAGAGAGGCCACCTGTGACGCCGTGGCCCCGGGCGCTGCTCCACTGACGATCAGCTACTGGGGGTAGCAGGCAGATGACCAAGAAGACGCGGATCCGCGTGGCGCGGATAGCCGCCGGTGCGGTGATTGCCGCCGGTGCTTCGCTCACCGCTGCGGGTGCCGCTTCGGCGCTCGACCTGAATGTCGGCATCGGCGCGACCACCGCCGACGACCCGACGCCCACTCCGACCGACACGGGCATCCCGACCGAGCCGACCGGTGAGCCCACCGAGCCCACCGAGGAGCCGACCCAGCCCACGGAGGAGCCCACCGAGCCCACCGAGGAGCCCACGGAGCCCACCGAGGAGCCCACTCAGCCGACCGACGAGCCGACCGAGCCGACCGAGGACCCGACCTCGACCCCGACCCAGGGCGGCGGCTCGGGCACCGGCGGTAACGACGCCGACCCCGACGGCGGCTCCTCCGCCCAGGACGAGGGCTCCTCCGCCCTCACCGACACCGGCTCGGACACCGCCCCGCAGGGCAAGAACGACGGCGAGCTGGCCGAGACCGGTGCGGGCCAGACGACCTTCCTGCTGATCGGCGCCGCCACGATGATCGCCGGCGGCATCGGCTTCCGGATGCTCCCGCGTCTCGCGGGCGGCCGCGGCACCACCGCAGCCTGACGCGCACGCGCACCACGAAGGGCCCGGAGCACCTCGCTCCGGGCCCTTCGTCATGTCAGGGGCAGGTCATCGCCCTCGGGCCGTGATCGGCCGCGAGAGGCTCAGACGGTCTGGTGGGCCACCAGTGCCAGCGCGGCGACCAGCACCGCGAGCAGGGCGATCAGTGCCATCGGGTTCATGCCCGCGAAGGGGCTCTCCTGCTGGAGCCGCTCGCGGTTCGCGCGGCAGACGCGGCAGCGGCCCTCGCTGACAGGCCCCGCACAGTTAGCGCACACCAGTCGGTCGTACGTCATGCGCCGGCCCTCCTTGCGCTGTCTTCCGCGCCGCACCGACTCCTGCGGGCGCGTCGCTCTCTTAACGCTGCGGGGAACGCAACCGTTCCCCTTCCACTGTGCCAGGTTCCGCGGATTTCGGCGCGGCTCGCCTTATCCTGCCCCGCCGAGAAGTCCGCCAGCCGCTCGGATCGAGGAAAGATCCGGAGAGATCAAGGGAGAATCGGACCTCAGATCCGTGACAAAAAGTGCAAGCCGCGCGCAACCCCGTACGCCGACTGCGCTCGCACACCCGGTTCGCGTATGGTCACGCACACCTACCCCCGGCGACCCGTGGTGCATCCGTGATCCGATTCGACAACGTCTCCAAGGTCTACCCCAAGCAGACCCGCCCCGCCCTCAGGGATGTCTCCCTGGAGGTCGAGCGCGGAGAATTCGTGTTCCTCGTGGGCTCCTCCGGCTCCGGAAAGTCCACCTTCCTGCGACTGGTCCTCCGCGAGGAGCGGTGCAGCCACGGTCAGGTGCACGTCCTGGGCAAGGACCTCGCGCGCATCTCCAACTGGAAGGTGCCGCAGATGCGCCGCCAGCTGGGGACCGTGTTCCAGGACTTCCGTCTCCTGCCCAACAAGACGGTCGCCGAGAACGTGGCCTTCGCCCAGGAGGTCATCGGCAAGTCCCGCGGCGAGATCCGCAAGTCCGTGCCCCAGGTGCTCGACCTCGTCGGCCTGGGCGGCAAGGAGGACCGGATGCCCGGCGAGCTGTCCGGCGGTGAGCAGCAGCGTGTGGCCATCGCGAGAGCCTTCGTGAACCGGCCCAAGCTCCTCATCGCGGACGAGCCGACCGGAAACCTCGACCCGCAGACCTCCGTCGGCATCATGAAGCTGCTCGACCGGATCAACCGGACGGGCACCACCGTGGTGATGGCGACCCACGACCAGAACATCGTGGACCAGATGCGCAAGCGCGTCATCGAGCTGGAGCAGGGCCGACTCGTCCGCGACCAGGCACGCGGCGTCTACGGCTACCAGCACTGATCATCGACCACGGAAAGGTCTGAGGAAGACGCCATGCGCGCGCAGTTCGTTCTGTCGGAGATCGGTGTCGGTCTCCGCCGCAACCTGACCATGACCTTCGCGGTCGTCGTCTCGGTCGCCCTCTCGCTCGCCCTGTTCGGCGGGTCGCTCCTGATGAGCGACCAGGTGAACACCATGAAGGGCTACTGGTACGACAAGGTCAACGTCTCGATCTTCCTCTGCAACAAGAGCGACGCCGAGTCCGACCCCAACTGCGCCAAGGGCGCGGTGACCGCCGACCAGAAGAAGCAGATCCTCGCCGACCTGGACAAGATGACCGTCGTCCAGAAGGTCGCGTACGAGTCCTCGGACCAGGCGTACAAGCACTACAAGGAGCAGTTCGGCGACTCCCCGCTGGCCAGCAGCCTCACGCCGGACCAGATGCAGGAGTCGTACCGGATCAAGCTCCAGGACCCGGAGAAGTACCAGGTCATCGCCACCGCCTTCGACGGCCGGGACGGCGTGCAGTCCGTGCAGGACCAGAAGGGCATCCTGGACAACCTCTTCGGGCTCCTCAACGGTATGAACTGGGCCGCGCGCGCGGTGATGGCGATGATGCTCGTCGTCGCGCTGATGCTGATCGTCAACACCGTCCGCGTCTCGGCGTTCAGCCGGCGCCGCGAGACCGGCATCATGCGCCTCGTCGGCGCCTCCGGCTTCTACATCCAGGCGCCGTTCATCGCGGAGGCCGCGGTCGCCGGACTCATCGGCGGCGGTGTCGCCTGCGGGTTCCTGCTGATCGCCCGGTACTTCATCATCGACCACGGACTCGCGCTGTCCGAGAAGCTGAACCTGATCAACTTCATCGGCTGGGACGCGGTGTTGACCAAGCTGCCGCTCATCCTCGCGACGAGCCTGCTGATGCCGGCGCTGGCCGCGTTCTTCGCGTTGCGCAAGTACCTGAAGGTGTGACACATGCCAAGAGGGCCGTACCGTCAACCGGCGGTGCGGCCCTTCGCGTTGTCCTAGACTCACCGGCATGTCAGGCCGTGACCCGTTCTGCGAGCCCCGCCGCATGTGCCGCGGGGCGGCCCTGACGTTGGTGTTCGCGAGCGTCCTCGCCGCCGGTGCGGCGACCGGATCCTTCTCCGACGGCGCGCCGAAGGCCGCGGGCGACGGGCCCCGCCCGGCACCGGCTCGCCACCAGGAGACCGTCACCCGGGCGGCCGCCGAGGCGATGGCCGACGGCAAGTCCCCCATGGAGGCCGCCGAACGCGCCGTCAGCCGCAGCGGCGACCGCTGGGGCGCGGTCTACTCCCAGGGCGAGTACGAGGAGTTCGAGGAAGCGCTCGACGGCCGGTACACCGGCGTCGGCCTCTGGGCCCGCCGTGAGCGGGACGGACGGATCGAGGTCACCCGGGTCGCCTCCGGCTCGCCCGCCGCCGCGGCCGGCATCCACGAGGGCGACCTGCTGCGCTCCGTCGACGGCACCCGGGTGGACGGCCGGCCCGT
The window above is part of the Streptomyces sp. NBC_01428 genome. Proteins encoded here:
- a CDS encoding serine/threonine-protein kinase, with the translated sequence MRPVGSKYLLEEPLGRGATGTVWRASQRETAGAEAAVAGQPGETVAIKVLKEELASDADIVMRFLRERSVLLRLTHPNIVRVRDLVVEGDLLALVMDLVDGPDLHRYLRENGPFSPVAASLLTAQVADALAASHADGVVHRDLKPANVLLKQDAGGMHPMLTDFGIARLADSPGLTRTHEFVGTPAYVAPESAEGRPQTSAVDIYGAGILLYELVTGRPPFSGGSALEVLHQHLSAEPRRPSTVPDPLWTVIERCLRKNPDERPSAENLARGLRAVAAGVGVHATPAQIAAADGVGALLAPDPSPATVPNMPGAADPTQVLPHNAGSYDPYGATSVLPHTSGDADPTSVLPTRGAADPTAVLPPVPPNQPGGGQGEDPHPWQNQLRAARDRNDQTQVQYLDPNEDPLRRRPQRQVARPQQQPQQPQQQRPQRGRQQQQQGYGYPQQQDPQQYAPRHQQQQPQRYAPAPQQQPQPQRYAEPQQPAPRPAREPRQRSANPMKIPGLGCLKGCLFTIVILFVAGWLVWEFSPLQDWIGSTKGYWAQLSDWFDTVSGWVGDLGGSGSSGN
- a CDS encoding serine/threonine-protein kinase, which codes for MARKIGSRYTANQILGRGSAGTVWLGEGPEGPVAIKLLREDLASDQELVGRFVQERTALLGLDDPHVVAVRDLVVDGNDLALVMDLVRGTDLRTRLDRERRLAPESAVAIVADVADGLAAAHAAGVVHRDVKPENVLLDMQGPLGPGGSHPALLTDFGVAKLIDSPRRTRATKIIGTPDYLAPEIIEGLPPRAAVDIYALATVLYELLAGFTPFGGGHPGAVLRRHVTETVVPLPGIPDELWQLIVQCLAKAPASRLRASELGARLREQLPLLAGMPPLDVDSPDAEGEEADEERQENDESAEPAEPAAERVRRGAVPLVPGAAPDSNRDTHTSMRVPAPDELAGGARGTARAPRAAGAPRPGSARHRASARRRRITLGAAAVALVAAVGVGTWLATSGDDAGANPQDTKNSAPSSP
- the ftsE gene encoding cell division ATP-binding protein FtsE, translated to MIRFDNVSKVYPKQTRPALRDVSLEVERGEFVFLVGSSGSGKSTFLRLVLREERCSHGQVHVLGKDLARISNWKVPQMRRQLGTVFQDFRLLPNKTVAENVAFAQEVIGKSRGEIRKSVPQVLDLVGLGGKEDRMPGELSGGEQQRVAIARAFVNRPKLLIADEPTGNLDPQTSVGIMKLLDRINRTGTTVVMATHDQNIVDQMRKRVIELEQGRLVRDQARGVYGYQH
- the ftsX gene encoding permease-like cell division protein FtsX; this translates as MRAQFVLSEIGVGLRRNLTMTFAVVVSVALSLALFGGSLLMSDQVNTMKGYWYDKVNVSIFLCNKSDAESDPNCAKGAVTADQKKQILADLDKMTVVQKVAYESSDQAYKHYKEQFGDSPLASSLTPDQMQESYRIKLQDPEKYQVIATAFDGRDGVQSVQDQKGILDNLFGLLNGMNWAARAVMAMMLVVALMLIVNTVRVSAFSRRRETGIMRLVGASGFYIQAPFIAEAAVAGLIGGGVACGFLLIARYFIIDHGLALSEKLNLINFIGWDAVLTKLPLILATSLLMPALAAFFALRKYLKV
- the prfB gene encoding peptide chain release factor 2, with product MAVVDVSEELKSLSSTMESIEAVLDLDKLRADVAVLEEQAAAPSLWDDPDEAQKITSKLSHLQAEVRKAEALRGRIDDLSVLFEMAEEEDDPDTRAEAETELTAVKKALDEMEVRTLLSGEYDSREAVVTIRAEAGGVDASDFAEKLQRMYLRWAERHGYKTELYETSYAEEAGIKSTTFAVHVPYAYGTLSVEQGTHRLVRISPFDNQGRRQTSFAGVEILPVVEQTDHIEIDESELRIDVYRSSGPGGQGVNTTDSAVRLTHLPTGIVVSCQNERSQIQNKASAMNVLQAKLLERRRQEEQARMDALKGDGGNSWGNQMRSYVLHPYQMVKDLRTEFEVGNPEAVFGGEIDGFLEAGIRWRKQQEK